From Dietzia sp. ANT_WB102, a single genomic window includes:
- a CDS encoding metallopeptidase family protein yields MSLTVDETRFEELVDDALDSVPDALFAAMDNVVVLIADRHPDEPDLLGLYEGVALTERDTTYSGFLPDTITIYRGALCAFCSTEEELVHEVAVTVIHEIAHHFGIDEQTLHELGWG; encoded by the coding sequence GTGAGCCTCACCGTTGACGAGACGCGCTTCGAGGAACTGGTGGACGACGCCTTGGACTCCGTCCCCGATGCGCTGTTCGCGGCGATGGACAACGTCGTCGTCCTCATCGCCGACCGCCACCCGGACGAGCCCGACCTGCTGGGCCTGTACGAGGGGGTGGCGCTGACCGAACGCGACACCACCTACTCAGGATTCCTGCCGGACACCATCACGATCTACCGGGGCGCGCTGTGCGCGTTCTGCTCCACAGAGGAAGAACTGGTCCACGAAGTGGCGGTGACGGTGATCCACGAGATCGCGCACCACTTCGGGATCGACGAGCAGACCCTCCACGAGCTCGGCTGGGGGTGA